ATTTGAGGATGTTGGCAATCGGCTCTTCGTCGTCGACGACGAGTACGGTTTCCACGGAATCCCTCCCTCGCAGCGGGCCGCGCTCCTCAAACTGGGAACGCCCGCAAAGCATGTTCAACCCGCACAACGCAGAAACTAGACACCATCCAGACGAAAAGGGAGGCAGCGCGATGAGTGAACGTACCGTCCTGGCCTCGTTCTACAGCCGGCCGGAAGCCCAGAAGGCCGCTGACCAAGTCAAGTCTCTCGGCATCGATACCGCAGAAGTAGCCGAACTTCACGGATACAGCGACGATGCACCGCCCCAGAATGCTTACCTCATCAGTGGGAAAATCTCCAGTCTGTCCTCCGTGACCCTGGGCGCGAACCCATCTTCCAGAGACGTTGGCATTTTGCTCTCTGCCGATCCGGCCGCCTACAGCATGGCGGGCAACCCAGACCGCGCGCTGAGCCGCAACTACCTGCTCACGGTGGTCTGCCCGGATGAACAAGTGGATACGGTCGTCAACATCATCAAGGACTGCAACGGGTTCACTTGAGGTGTGCATGGAGTTCCGCCCCATGGCGTGTTCCTGGGTGCCCCGCGTAGTGGGTGCGTAGTGGGGGGTCCCGCCCTGCGGGCGTCCCGCTTCGTGCGTTCACCCTTGGCTGTGTTCCACCCACACCAGCTGCGGCTGCTTGATGATGGACGCATAACGACCAAGCTCCAGGACCAGCAGGTTATACGGACTGAGCGTGTCGCTTCCCGTCGCCAGGTCTGGCATATAGCTTGCCACATCAAACGCCGGCGGGCCGAACCACCAGGGTTTGACCGCAACGTAGGCGGAGACGTTGGCCAGCCCGCCCGCCTTGGCATACGGCGGAATGTCGTACACGAACGCGAACTTGGCCCAAAACGCCACACACAGCGCCACGAGAAACCACATGGCTGTGCGGGTCCAGAACCGCGCCGTGCGAATGCCTCGCAGGAACTTCAGCTTCCGGACACGGGCCCGTCGTCTTTTCCGCAGACGACGGCTCCGTTTTTGTAAAATCTTTTGGTGTGTCTTTCGGTCGAGATGAGGACGTGTATTTTCCATTTACGATGCCGAATGATTCTTGTCCAGGTTGACAAACTTGTTGTAGTTCTTCAGGAAGACGAGTTCTACCGTACCCGTTGGGCCATTCCGTTGTTTGCCGATGTGAATTTCGACGACGTTTTTCTTCTCGGTCTCCGGATTGTAGTAATCATCGCGATAGAGAAACGCGACAATGTCCGCGTCCTGCTCAATGCTGCCCGACTCACGAATGTCCGACAGCATCGGACGCTTGTCCTGCCGCTGTTCGACAGAACGGCTGAGCTGCGCCAGCGAAATCACCGGCACCTCGAGTTCGCGTGCCAGCTGTTTGAGCATTCTGGAGATCTCGGAAATCTCCTGCTGACGGTTTTCCCCGCTTCCGCGCCGGCCCTGAATCAGCTGTAAGTAGTCGATCACGACCAGCCCCAGTCCGGCATGCGACTTCAAACGCCGCAGCTTGCTGCGCATCTCGGGTACGGTGATGCCAGGCGTATCATCAATGTAAATCGGCGCATTGCCCAGGGTGCTGACCCCCATCGACAGCCTCGGCCAGTCCTCCGTCTCCAGGGCGCCTGTGCGCAGCTTGTGCCCGTCAATATACGCTTCCGCGCACAACATGCGCTGCACCAGCTGGTCCTTCGACATTTCCAGGCTGAAAATGGCCACCGTCTGTCCTTCCCGAATCGCGACGTTCTGCGCAATATTCAAAGCAAACGCCGTCTTTCCGACGGAAGGCCGGGCCGCCACAATAATCAGGTCGGACTTCTGGAACCCGCTCGTCATTCGGTCGAGATCGGTATACCCTGTGGCGACGCCGGTCAGACGGCCAGCGTTTTCAAAGAGCTGCTCGATTCGCTCAAACGTCGTCTCGAGGACATCGGCGATATGCGTGAAGTCGCGAACCTTGCGGTGGGCGGACAGCTCCAGAATACGGCGTTCCGCATCTGCCAATACATCCGCCCCGCTGCGTTCGCCGGAATATCCTTCGGTGGCGATGGCTGTCGCGGTCTGGATGATGCGGCGGAGCAGCGCCTTCTCCCGGACGATTTCAATGTATTGGTCAATGTGCTGCGCCGTGGGAATGGATGCCGCCAGCGTGGCGACATACTCGACCCCGCCGACGCGATCGAGCGCACCGTCCATCGTCTGCAGGGCACTGGTGGTCGTCACCACGTCCACCGGCTGCCCTTGCTCGTACAAATTGCGCATCGCGGTAAAAATCAGCTGATGGTTCGTCCGATAAAAGTCCTCTGGTTCGAGGGCCTCCGCGGCCTCAGCGGCGGCGTCCGAAGAGATGAGCATGGCACCGAGCACAGCCTGCTCCGCCTCGATATGCTGCGGCGGCAATCGCAGTACGGGGTCATCCTGTGCGCCCGTACGCTCCCGCTCAAACGCAAGACTTTCCATCTGTCGCACCCCTTGCCCCCGCGGAATTGGCGGTCATTGCGCTGCGCGCTTGGCCCTTGATGAACACGCTCGTCAACAGACACAGCAGATG
Above is a genomic segment from Alicyclobacillus cycloheptanicus containing:
- the dnaB gene encoding replicative DNA helicase, translating into MESLAFERERTGAQDDPVLRLPPQHIEAEQAVLGAMLISSDAAAEAAEALEPEDFYRTNHQLIFTAMRNLYEQGQPVDVVTTTSALQTMDGALDRVGGVEYVATLAASIPTAQHIDQYIEIVREKALLRRIIQTATAIATEGYSGERSGADVLADAERRILELSAHRKVRDFTHIADVLETTFERIEQLFENAGRLTGVATGYTDLDRMTSGFQKSDLIIVAARPSVGKTAFALNIAQNVAIREGQTVAIFSLEMSKDQLVQRMLCAEAYIDGHKLRTGALETEDWPRLSMGVSTLGNAPIYIDDTPGITVPEMRSKLRRLKSHAGLGLVVIDYLQLIQGRRGSGENRQQEISEISRMLKQLARELEVPVISLAQLSRSVEQRQDKRPMLSDIRESGSIEQDADIVAFLYRDDYYNPETEKKNVVEIHIGKQRNGPTGTVELVFLKNYNKFVNLDKNHSAS